In Tachysurus fulvidraco isolate hzauxx_2018 chromosome 5, HZAU_PFXX_2.0, whole genome shotgun sequence, the genomic stretch TTAAGATAGTTCAATACTTCTAGTCTTCTAATGAGACTTAAActtttgtacgttgctctggataaatgcTAAAAACAATTTTAGACACATAATTAGTCAGGCTTggttaaaacttaaaaaataacaaGTGAGAGATTTGAAATTTTATTGTAACTGAGTTGTGTTCAATTGTCCTTAGTTTTACTGCATAAAGAATTTCCATAGCAGTGAAACACATAAAGTcaaacttatacacacacttgaATATAAACCTTCTCCTTTGTGGGGGCAGATGTGAGTGTCCATTTCTAAATACTAACTAACTGTCTCCTGTTTACATCTGTTTATGTGACACAGCCATTACTAATGGTGGACTGAAATCACCCTGTGTGTAAAGGTGTAGAGGGTCTGCAGGCTGAAAGACCATGCTGATGAGACAGATCAGAGAGCCTGGTCTGAACTGATAGAaagtctatagtaactcaaGTAAGCGCTCTTACATTTGCAGTGAGCAGAAACACCTGCATTAAACCTTGAGTTGGAACAACCACAACAGAAAAAGACATTAGACATGGTCAGAGATTACAGTATTCAATCTCCAGCTTCCCTTCCTGAGGATAGCCACATAGAAAATATAGGTTAGTGAAGGCAAttaatcttttttcttcatatgCTGAAGTATTTGTAAAGGCATTCTGTTGATTTTTGATAAAATAGGCCCAAAAGATGTactttttgtcattgtttcAGTGTAATTTCACACAATCATGTTTGGACTATAGTATGTACGTCATACACCTGCGATCTGGAAAGTTTCCTTCTTCCTAATAGCCGTATATATATTGTCATTGACACCACCTGTAAATTTATTGGTGCACTTTAATTCAAATAGTGTTTACTAGTATTTACCTCAGTATTGATTTATTCTTAGCTATAATCCATCCTATGACACAATGTTCATTTCTGATCATTCCAGACACATAATTGTATTTGGCCAGTTTCTGTGGCCGctaattttatttaacatccAAGTTAATTTCCCTTCATTCTATGACCTCATTAACTGCAACGACGACAAAGAAACCACAGTGAAGTGATAGTGAATCACTGTAATCACAAATGCAAGGAGAGAACACAACTATTACATattacagaaaagaaagagcCAATTTGCAGGTTTAAGAATTTACACAACAATCTGGCAATTTAACAGATTACACATGTATTATATGATTTCTTTGAAAGTGAAACCATTGAAAAATGAGTTCATATAAGTGAAGTGTTACAGTAGAAtgctaaaaaaatatacaacGCTGTTGGGACAACAATCCGATTACTTATTATATAGTCGGTTAATTGTGAAGTAAAAATGACTGGAGTTTTCATATAGTAGAATTAGTAGAATTtcaaataagaaataattatattaGAAGTTAAATAACAATTACATAAAATGTAGCCTACGGGATGCAAATTACCAGACATGATGggaaatttaaatgaataatctaATTTGTCTTTCCAGtactaagaataataataatcatcatcatcatcatcctcatcatctttTAGCAAAGCTAAAATGTTATTACTGTGGAGTCAAGAATTACTCTATTCCAGCCAAAATTAAGAACACATTTAAGAAGTACAAACTGACCCACTACAAGTGCTGTATGAtcaggttttgtttttgtttttgtttttttgttttatgttttattttattttatttttttttccatcttcttCAGTTCTTAATAAATAAGCTAATGGAGAATAATTAACTCCGAAGAACCTCATGTCATTTTCTCAGTGTAGGTGGTCCTTTCAGATGAAGGGGTTATAAAGTTCTTTCTTCTTTGTTCACCAGCATGCAAGTTCAAACAGTGTTGATAAGATTTCCAAGCAGGATCACAAGCTTCCATATGAGAGCTCAACATCAGCATGTACAAATCCCAGTCTCTCCACTACGAGTTCACTATAACCACCTCGACGTCCTTGGAGTATCTTCTATCCGTGACAAGGAAGTTGATCATTCCCACAGATTTTATAAGCAGGTTACAGCCTAAGAAGAAGATGCCGAAGACGACGGTGAGCGCGAGCACGCACATCACGGCGACCTGCACCACGTTCGGGGCGAAGGAGCCGCGCTCGTGCGCGCCGCTACGCCCAAAGCCGGAGTTCGTGCCGCAGCACGTGTGGAAAGTCTCCGTGCTCCCGGTGTGGAAACCTCCGTCTGTGTCGTTAAACGCCGTCCAGTTCATTCTGGCGTTGCTTAATTAGAAAGTTGCTTCTTAGAAACTTATCGAGGCTTGGCGGAATTAGTAATGAAGAGCTCGTGCAAGAAACCAGCAGCGGCGAAATGTGTGCCCATTCTGGATGACAACGCATCTGTATGACTTGTTTAAATAGAGTTTTAGTCtctgcacatatgtgcaaatatCGCCCCCTATAGCAAAAATCTAACAGCCACCTTACCCACCTGAAGCCCACGCCAGGGACTCGgtgcacaaggcaggggacacacAGGAGCCAAACTATCACAGGGGACAATAGCACAATAAGCAAAGACCGTCACTATTGATAAAAAGACAGGACAAAATGGGAAAGGGGCGAAAGAAAAAACTAATTTCAGTGGTTAAACACTGCTATGATCAAAGCCAACAGTTCTTTGCAGAATACATAGTAATAAGAGTGAATAAAAATACTCAAGGTCAAgagttgtagcctagtggttaaggtgttgggctaccattcacaaggttgtgagttcaattcccttttccaccaagctgccaatgctgggcccctgagcaagtcccttaatgctcagttgtataaaatgaaagggggaaaaaaggtacattaagtcgctctggataagggcatctgctaaatgctgtaaatgtcaacAGGAATATTTCAGGGTAGATCATCATCTTccaaaaactaaactaaagaaCAACTACAAAGCCTGGAGAAAGATCTGTTATCcagagagacaaagaagaaCACCACCCAATTTTCCTGTAGATGGCAATCAAGCACTTCACCTATTTTATAAAAGAATACCATTTTAGGACAGACTTGGAAGCCTTAGATAGCTTTGCAGGTTACACCTCAACTTCTAAACCAATTATACTGAGTCAGTTTTAATCAAAGACAAAGCATGGTTCTTGAATTCAATAATGGTGCATGTTCATGAATTGGTGCATGTTCATAATGGTGCATGTTCCTGAATTGGTGCATGTTCATAATGGTGCATGTTCATGAATTGGTGCATGTTCATGAATTGGTGCATGTTCATAATGGTGCATGTTCATAATGGTGCATGTTCATAATGGTGCATGTTCATGAACTGATGCATGTTTATAATTGTCCGTGTTCATAATGGTGCATGTTCATGAATTCAAATACACTGTGATATGTGGTATGTCTCTCcagatttttttatgattcaAATTCTAACATACATTCTGTACGCAAACCTTACACtaatgtttattacagtagcacatgttatgtgtatatacatcaTTAAGTAACTGGAATATATATAGTCATGATAATTTGAACAAAAGAATTGCCAACGCATGTCATTTTTGGGGTCAACTTCTTATATGACGCTGAACACACCTTTTAAACATCAATTATGtcatattattttaattcatataatatgtttacaatatacaatatacaatacacatgcTATATATGATATACAATTGCAATTACTCTCATTTTCTTCtcttgaaaaagaaaaggaatttGGAGTTTTCGTATTTTTCTCCTTGCAGTAACAGAGATGTAACAACAGAGGGTGGTGTTGTTCACCCTAAATGTTAGAAGGCTATTTTCACACTGAACTACCAGTGAGCATTTACCTTATATAATCATATGCAAAGCTTTCAGCAGGTCTGTCAGATAAAAAGCACCTGTCAGATTTAAAAGCACTGCCACCAACATTCTACATGTGGCCAGTATATTAGGAACATGTACTTAGGTACAGGTACTTGTATTTGTTCTAATCAGCTCATACATAGAGCTGTGTAAAAATGTTGACACTATAATTTACTCAGAATGGtttgaaaacaaataacattCAGTCCCGTGGCTTGTCTGCTTTGAGCTCATGACTATTCAATAACTGTTATTACATTTtacttgtatagcacttttaataacAGACATTGattcaaagcagatttacaaaaatataaaaattctgaataaaaattataaagttaaaatggttactttttactttcatatttatccctaatgagcaagactACAACTGTGTGTGGTGGGATTGTGAAACCAGGAACACAACACATTGAACAACAATAGAATCACTGAAAACTGGAAAAAGACAAGGTGACATTTTGTGCATGTACACTGATGGGGTgagtatttatgtatgtatgtatgtatgtatgtatgtatgtaactAGAATTCTTCTAAACTAGTTAAAATCGATGCCAAATCACCATTATCAGTTACAGACTATTGAGCACATGAAACACGTCTAAAGATTTTTAGAAATTGGAAAATTGGAACTAAACTGTATAGAATAGAATCTGTATTAGATGTACTGGAGGTGGTTCTgcactaattaattaattccaaATCAGTTAACGACAGTATAGTTCCCATGTTTGTTCTCTCACTGACTGTGAAAAAGATGATACTGGACACTCcttctttaaatgttaaagaaaaaatctGCCTAACGAAAGCTCAAACCTATGAAGGATTATACGTTATTCTTTgctaaataaaatcagttttttatatatatgtttttaattagTCTTAGTTGAGATCTCAGCTGAGCAACATTTGCTATACCTGACTCTGTGAATgagatgttactatagaaaacATACagtgatttatatataaaacaagagTGTTTTTAGAATCCTGCATTACAGctattactactaatactaaCTACTAGTGctattataaaaaattattgtCTAGAATATTCATGGTATAAATAATTTCACCTTGATAACAATGTGATAATTCCTGGAACATTAAATCCATTATCATGTCAAGTTAATGTATACAGATTTATTATATCTAACACAGGATATAATATCTAAAAGCAAGTTGCTATATGCATATAAGATATTAATTATAACACATATAcaatgttttgtatattttgtacattttatatactgAGAGTCAtcaatttctatttaaattaaGAAGGGTACAACGGTGTGGGGTGCTAGGTACTAAGCTGCAGTAAGCTGCGTCAGAGCTCTTTTATAAggcacactactgtatatactttttCAAGCTCCTTGGGTGGAAAAGGTTAAGCACAAATGGTGCTTAGTTTTACTCAAGCATGGCATTTTACTCAACTGCCAATAAACTGGAGTGTACCaaatgtaaacagtttttttttttaagaaatgagaGTCCACTCTTCTGCTGTCTATTTTGCATGCTCTTTCTCCTACGCAATGCTTTTCCATGTGTACATGATTCATTAGTCCAAtccagagggagagagacagagagagtgggggAGGATGGCaaaggaaagaaagtgagagagaaagagagtgagagagagagagagagagagagagagagagagagagagagagagagagagagagagagagagagagagagagagagagagattgagagagcaCCAAGGACATACTGCTATTCCTGTCTGGGTGTTTCTGTGCAGAGCCGAATTACACTCTCGTCAAAAAGCTGCCTCTGTGAAGAGCTTTCTCCTCTCTCAGCACtttatgtgtatctgtgtgggtgtgggtgtgtgtttgtgatagaagagagagagagagagagagagagagagagagagagagagagagagagagagagagagagagagagagagagagagagtaacaaAAAAGAAGATAGTGTAGGCATGGAGAGGAAAAGGTGTAGATGGGTAGAGAAGAGggaggagaaacagagagaaatgtacgAGAGAAAAGAAAGCTATTTTCAGGGACAGATTTGGACAGTTTTGACTCCCCAGTCATAGTCCTTACTATATggtgctttattttttaaaagagatATTTAAAATGACTTAATATTTGAAATGACCGCTTCGATCCTAAGCTTGGGTCCCTCCCTGTACGATTCCCCCcatctcccaaaaacatgctggtcATAGATCAGCTTTTGCAAAATCACTGCTACGTGTAaacgagtgtgtgaatgtgttcatGCATGGCATTTCCAAGATAGGCTCTGGATTCACTGCACAGTAATGAATGGATTTAGCCAAAGTCACATGAATGAGGCAGTGCTGCAATAGAACAATAGTGAGATAGACACATAGCATATTGGTAACACTGGTCATAatacatccatctattttctgtaccaTTTGTCCTACCCAAGGTAGTATGGAAcatggagtctatcccagaggaACACCTTGGAACAGGATGCCAACTCATCACAAGACACAATCACAGACGCTCACAATTTATAAATGCCAATCAGTCTTTAACACATGGACCTTATGTttaggacattattcataataacactctatGGTGTTtgtaacaatttataatcaccctctccagtgtcacccaagtGAGGATGAGAtacccctttgagtctggttcctctcaatgtttcttcctcttccgtcTAAAGGAGTTTTtgctcaccacagtcacctcagtcaacTCAGggttgttcattagggataaatacaaccacatttaaatataagtataatataaatcttaaatatttgtataaatctttgtataatgttaacCTTTTGTACCTGTTGCAAAATTTCTTACGTTTTGTAAacctgctctgagacaatgttcattattaaaatacaaataaaataacattgaaCTGAACCGAACACCAGATGTGCAAGGTAAAGTTGCTTCCCATTAAAGCACCTCGCCCAGATGTATTCATTCAAACTATGAACTATGCAATCTTATATAATCTTAAACAACGACTGCTTCTGTATTGAGTTACACTATCCCCGATCCGCTTCCACTATCGCAGAGCCTCAAGTAAAATGAGTCTGAATTTCGATCAGGTGGAACGTAGGCCCTGATGAGTGTGGATCCATGCTGGGGGAGCCAGTGAAGTGTGGCACGGTTGTAACATGCATTTTTCTTGATTGAAGTCCAGATGTGCCACAGCATTCACATCTTTATATAATCACATAGACAAATTTCCTATTTTAGACCTACAGCAAAAGATCTCTGAGACTGAAAGTGTTGTTCTTCTAAATATTATCATAGAAGGTTTTTTTCTCCCTGCCACTTATTATATAAGTATGAATCTTAATATAATGTTTTACCTCTAACAAAGGTCATGCAATATGAAGCAGCATATGTAATGGCATTTAAAGGCAGTTATTTTTAAGTCCTCTGCCATTTAGAGATTTAGCACATTGAAGGAAATAAATTTCACCTTTGatgagaacaaaataaaatgcatacCTGTAGGCCAAAACTAATCCAACCAATTTACTTATAAACAAATGccatttaatgtgttttatttcagttgttTCCTTTAG encodes the following:
- the rprmb gene encoding protein reprimo B; protein product: MNWTAFNDTDGGFHTGSTETFHTCCGTNSGFGRSGAHERGSFAPNVVQVAVMCVLALTVVFGIFFLGCNLLIKSVGMINFLVTDRRYSKDVEVVIVNS